The Candidatus Nanogingivalaceae bacterium DNA segment TCCCTTTGAGTGGAAATTTTCTTCTGCACGGTTTCCCTTTTGGAATAGTTCGCTTTTTGTTGAGAATATTTTTTCGACAGATTCAGCTGCGGTTTTTAAGATTTTTGTTCTGTCTTCATTTGTTAAAACGTATTTCGAAATATCCTTTTCGAGACCTCTAATAATGTTTTGACTATCGAAAAATCCGTTTTGATTTAGCTCATTTTGGGCTTTTCGAAAAGCGTTATGGGCTAAGTTTCCAGCAATGCTATTTATGGAGTATCCTTGCGGAAAGCGCAAAATTATATTCTCGAAAAAGTTAATAGGTCCGCCGTATTCGACATCTATAAAATTATTCAAGTGCGTGGCGCTAATTGCGTAATTTTCAAGACGATTCTTTAATAAGTCTCGCATTGAATCATTTTTTGGTCTATAAAAATCATGCCAGCTGGTTTGAATGTCTAATTCTTTAGCGTCGTTTTCTTCAAGCTCAATTTTTTGGAATTTTTCAGGCAAAAAGCTAGCAACAAAGAATTTTTCGTCTTCCGTTTCTTTTTCGTGCTCGTCAAAGAATTCTAGCCGAGTATTTTTCTCGCCAGAAAAGCTCATCAAATGATTTGTCATATAGAGATGTGTTTTTGCGCGCGTAATTGCTACAAACAACAAACGCAATTTGGTATCTTTTCCTTCATCCGAGATTGGTATAAATTCAAGATTTTTTGGAAAACGAACGCTTTGAAAATTATTGCTTTTTCCGTTCCAAACTCGATTATTGGTATCAATCATGAAAACGTGCGAAAACTCCAAACCTTTCGCCTGAAAGGCTGTCATTAATTGAACTGCATCGTCAGTTGCTTTGTGAGGGTTTGTATTAATTATCCGCATTCCTGCGTTTTCATAATCTTTAGCAAATGCCGCAAGGTCTCGCAATGAATTTGAATGCTCTCGTGTGAATTCTCGCAAATTTTCGCGCAAAACAATCAAATTAGATAAAGTATCATAATAACTTTCATCAGAATCTTGGCTAAATAGTTTTCGAATTGGGCTTTCGAAAATTTCGCTAGCATCATGTTGGCTAGAATTCTCTACAATTTCTCCTTTTTTGAAGTTCCATTTTACGCTACCGAGCAGTATATCAAGGATAGACTCAAGGCTATAACTGTCAATTTTTTGAGATAATGAAATAATAAACTCTACAATTTGCGAAATATTTTTATCTTCACAAAACAGGCTTTCTGGGAGCCAAGAATTTACAGTTTCTCGCTTAGAGTTAATTTTCCAACTTAATTTCCAGATTTCAACAGGATTTAGTTTCCAGAAATTAAAGCTTAGAATTTCAGGAAAAAGCGCATTTACTTTATCTAAGTCATTGTCTGAAATTGCAATAATAAGTTGTGAAATTTTAATTAGCGAACTAATAATCTCGTCTTCAAAAATATTCTCTTTTTTCTCGTAGGAAACGGCTATTTCTTGGCGTTTTAAATATGGCGCAAGCATTTGTAAAGGGTTGTGTTTTGGCGCAAGCACGGCGATTTCTTTCGGACTAACTCCGGATTTTATTAAGTTTGAAATTTCATCCGCAATCCAGCCGAATTCTGAAATTTGACTCAAAAAATCTTTTCGAACAAGATAGGGACTTTCGAATTTAGAATCATCAAAAGCTTCAATATTTTTATCAATTCGTGTTGGTAAGTTTTCATTTAGTCTGCTTTCGATTTGTTCTGCAATATTTTTAGCAGAATATAAAATTTCACTTCTCGAACGGTAGTTTATTCTTAAATTAATAACTTTTGTATCTTTATAACGATGATAGAAATCGAGCATGTTTGAGCTTTTAGCGCCCTGAAAGGCCATAATTGCCTGGTCGTCATCACCAACAGCTAAAATATTTGGCCGACCATTAAAAATCTCATTGTCCGTGAGAAGTTCAACAAGTCTGCTTTGCGCGGCGTTAGTATCTTGATATTCATCCAAAAGAATAAATTGATATTTTTCTTGAAGCGACAATTTTAATTCTGTTTTTTGCTCGATAGTTTTAATTGTTTCGAGGATCATATCATTATAATCAAACATACCCTTATTATGTAGGGCTTCCTCATATTTTTTGTAAAAATCGGCAAATTCTTGGATTTTTAAGTTCGTATAAAAATCTTTTGGTAAACGTCCTTTTTCGTTTTTTATTCCGAAAAAATCATTTCGAAAACTAGTGAAAGGTTTTGTTGAGAATTTTTCGGCATTTTTATTTTCTTCAAGAAGTTTTTCAAGCGCTTCGAAAGTGTAAAAAAGATTTGGCTTAACTTTTGGATGAGCTGGCGTTACATCTTTTAGAACTTCGGCTAGCGCGATAAGGAGATTTTCATAAAATTCAGGAAAAACAGTTTTTTTAGAAATGCCTTTTTCTTCAAGCACAGAAAAATCGATTTCTTCTTCGTCTAGTTTTTTGAGTAGTTTTTTATCCAATTCAACATTTTGTTTTGCAATTTTTGCTAGCATTTCAGGGGTAATTAACGCCTGTTTTGCATGTGAAATTGCCGTTGTTAGGCTACTGATATTATCTTTTTTTAGGCGAGAGCTATCATCGAGATTGTTTTTTAAACTCTCTAAAATCTTAAAAATATTTAAATCATCGGCTAGGCTATCGAGGTCTTTATCTAGAAAATATTCACGATAATTATTGATAATTTCATTTGCAAAACCGTGATATGTGAAAATTCCAATTTTATACGAATCAGTTCCAATAAATTGCGAAAGACGCTCGCGCATATTTCGGGCACCAGCTTCCGTAAAAGTCATCGCTAGAATATTTTCCGGCGAAGTGTCGGTTTTTTGCAAAATGTTTGCAATGCGGGTTGAAAGCAATTGAGTCTTTCCCGTTCCTGGCCCCGCAATAACCAAAACTGGCCCCTCAATTGTGTCTACAGCCTTTTTTTGCTCGGGATTTAACATCTTATACTTTTTTTCGAAAATTTTCTGAAAATCGTTCATGGCTATATTATACTAAAAAAATAAGCTAAAAAAAAGAAGCTCGTTCGAGCTTCGAGAAGTTCTATTTGTGATTAAAGACATACTCCATCTTTTTAATAAAATTATTTAGGCTTTTGTTCGCCTCAAGGAATAGTGTTTTAGTATTAAAACTGTGTAGTTTTTGTTCAACACAGCGTTCGGTAAAAACATTGTTATCAAATGCTAGAACAACAACACGTTTATTCACTAAGATTTCCAGTTCTGAACTACTTCGTAAAGAAAGACCAAGTTCACTATCTGTGTATTCGATATCGAGCTCAAACTCAAGCTCACCATATTTATAAGTGGCCTTAATCTTAGATACTGGTTGTACTTCTTCCCGTGTAATTTTAAAACCAGATTTAATTTTAAAACCAGATTGTTCCAATAGCAACTTAATCGTTTTCGTGTCAAATTTTTTCATAAAAACCTCCTGAAAAGTACTATAAAGTAAAATTATAACATTTAAAAGGCGAAAAAACAAGAAAAAACCCGATATAATATCGGGTTAGGAATAAGTTAAAACTTGCGACAGTGTTTCTTGAATTCATTCTCGATATCATCAAAGAAATTATTCGCCATTTCTTTGCATTTTTTTAGCAAATCCGTTGTGGCTCGATTACCAAAATAGTATGTAGTACATGGTACTGTTTCAATGTATTTATCGAAAAAGCGTTTGGTCATCGATAACTTATTATAGCTTTTTGGGTTTTTGAAGGAATCCTCAGAATCCGGATAGGCTTCAAATTTCAACCAGTTTTTTGAATGATATACGCTAATTCTTAGAGCGTTTCCATTTTTATCGCTTAATTTTGCGTTCAAATGGATCGAGTTACTACCGTCTGCTGGCGGATTAAAGACTTCTACATCTTCGAATCCCACTTCTTTCAAAGTTTCAAGAAGAAAACTTTCACTGAAAAAGTTTGCATCCTTATTCTCTTTTTTGTTTAGCAATGTTAACAAATTAAAACTACGCATGTTAACACTCCCTTCTAAATAAAGTACTTAAGTTTTAAAACTTAGTATTTAGATTATACCATAAATAAAATGTCAATAATGCTTATATAACAATTCCGCCGCCTAAACAAACTTCGCCAGAATAAAATACAACACTCTGACCACTAGTAATAGCGCGTTGTTCATCTGTAAGTTTAATTTTTGCGGTTCCATCGTTTTCGAAAAAGATTTTTGCATTAACAAGCGGCGCGCGGTGGCGAATTCGAACTTGAATTTCTGCACCATCTGCAACTTTTTCATTAATCCAATGCAACGCCGAAACGTTAATTTCTTTCGCCCAAAGCTCACCGTTGTTTATGTCTGTTGTAACAAAAACTTCATTAGTTTGCATATTTTTTCCACAAACATAAAATGGCAAGCCACCACCAATATTTAAGCCGTGGCGTTGGCCTAAGGTGTAAAAAATTGCTCCGTCGTGCCATCCAAGAACTTCTCCCGTATTTTTATTAATAATTTTGCCGGGTTTTTGTTCAGGAATAAACTGTTTCAAAAAGTCACGAATTCCAATTTTGCCAACAAAGCAAATTCCTTGCGAATCTTTCTTGCGAGCAGTAAAAAGACTGCGCTCTTTTGCCATCTCGCGTACTTCTGGCTTAGTGAAATTGCCGAGCGGAAGCAATGTTCGACCCAAAGCTTCACCGCGTACTCGATATAAGAAATAGGTTTGATCTTTATTTTCGTCTTTGGCGCGTAAAAGTTCGCCATTTCCGCTTTTCGAAAAATCAAAATGGTCGCCAATATTTTCAGTAAAGGCGTTTCGAACGCCAGCGTAATGCCCAGTCGCAATCAAATCTGCGCCATCTTCGAGCGCTGCCTCTAAAAATAGCTTAAACTTAACTTCTTGGTTACACATAATGTCTGGATTCGGTGTGCGACCAATTGCGTACTCGTCGAGCATATATTGAACGACTTTTTCGCGATAATCTTTTTCGAAATCGAAAACTTTAAAATCAATGCCAAGTTGAACAGCAACTCTTTTTGCGTCCGCTAAATCTTCTGCCCAGGGACATTTCATTCCCGGTAAATCTTGTGTCCAGTTTTTCATATAAACACCTACAACATTATAACCTTGCTCTTTTAAAAGTGCTGCAGTTAAAGAAGAATCTACACCGCCACTCATTCCAACATATACTTTAATTTTTGACTTATCCATTTTTATGCTCCTATATAAAATCTAAAAATTCCAAAAAGTTCACTCATTGAAAGATACCATCCGCGTGAATTTGTCCACCAAAGATTACTCCAGTCTGGATCATTTGAGACTGGTGCCGAGATTACTTCAACCCCAGAACCTTCGAGCGCTTTTTCGAATTCTAATCTTGCCCGTGTTTGGTGGTATTTTGAAGTGGTCAAAACTATTCGTTTATAGCCATTTTGCTTGATGATTTTTGCTGTATATTGTGCGTTTTGATGAGTGTTTTGGGCTTGTTCTTCGAGAATAATCTCATCTTTTAAAATACCTTGTTTTTGCGCTAAATTCGCCATTTGTTGCGCATCGCTCAAAACTTTCGGGTTTGAATTTGCGCCAGAGAAAATCAATTTTCGTGCTTGAACAGCTTTAAAAATTTCGATTGCTTCGCGTGTTCGCGAAGATGTGTTCCCGCCAGAAATCGCAACAACCGCATCAATTTTCTGGGAACATTCGCCATTCTTATAGTTTGGGCAAATTTTAACTAACTGATTTTTATCACTGATAATTAGTGTTGTGCTAGCAATAAAAACTACAACAATTCCAATAACGATTAAAACCCAAGCAAAAAATTTTGCCATCTACTTTTTAATCCTTTCGAATTCTGCTCGAATTGTTTTTGAAATAATTTCGGCCGCGCGTTTAGTGTTTTCTTCATTCGAGAGCGCACCGAAAGAGATTCGTAAACTGCCGTCCGCTTCACTTTCTTTAAGCCCCATTGCGGTTAGAGTGTGTGAACGTGTTCCTTTATTGGCAGCGCAAGCTGAGCCTGTAGCGACCAAAACTCCTTGCATTTCAAGGGCGAAAACCATTCGTTCAGCGTCAATTCCAGGAAACGAAACCGAAACATGGCTCGCGAGTTGCTTTTTGATATTTCCCAAGAAAATCATTTCTTCGTCCGAGAAATTTTCGCTCAAAATATTTTTAAAAATCTCTTTTAATTTTCGAAGTCGCTCATTTTCTTTTTTGCGATGTTTTTCGGCTAGCTGCATTGCTTTTGCAAAACCAATCACACTTGGTACATTCTCGGTTCCGCTACGCAAATTTCGTTCTTGACCACCACCAACAATTTGTGCGTTAAATTGAATTTCACGATTCGCCCACAAAAGGCCAGTTTGTTTTGGGCCGTAGATTTTTCCGGCATTTAAAGTTAACATATCAACACCAAGTCGCGAAACAGAAATATCAAGTTGGCCAACACCTTGGCTGGCATCGGAATGAAGGTAGATTGGCGTCTTTTCACCATTTGAAAGTCGGCGCATTCTTTCTTCGCGAATAATCTCGGCAATTTTCGAAATTGGCTGAATCACGCCTGTTTCATTATTTGCTAGCATAACAGATACAATCTTTGTTTTTGGTGAGATTTTTGCGCGCAAATCATCAATATCAATCACGCTATCTTTTTTAATTTTAATTAATTTTCGAACGCCATATTTTTCGGCCGAGTTTAAAACTGCATGGTGTTCAAATTCACCCACGAGAATTTCATCTCCCGCATCTTTCGAGGCTGCTGAAAATGCTAAATTGATACTTTCGGTTGCACCAGCCGTCATCACGATTTCATCACTTTTTGCACCGATATTTTGCGCAATTAGATGCTTTGCATCCTCGTAATCCCTTCGAACTTCTAAAGCTTGAACATAGGGTGCGCTCGGGTTATAAAATTTTTCACTAAAATAAGGCAACATTGCAGCCAAAACTTTTTCGCTTACTGGTGTTGTTGCAGCGTGATCAAGATAGATAATTTCATTATTCATCTTTAATAGTATAACACATTTTTAAAAAGCTGACAAAAATTATTCTCTATTTTTTGCTATTTTTTCAGAAGTTTTTAGTGGATTTTTCGACTCTAAAAGTTCTTTAATTTCATTTTTTGAAAGACTTTGGAACCTACCAATTTGAAAGTTATAGATTTGAATCTTAGCATCTTTCTGTGGTATTTTTTGCTCTTTACTCCAATTTATAATTTTCGAAAGATTTTCTGGCTTAAAGACAAAACCTTCATAACCGTAGTTTAAAGAACTAAACGCTAATCTATCGCCAGCTTTAACTGGTTCAGCATTATCTTTTTTGCGCTCTTCTAATAATTCTAAAAAATCTGAAACCGCAAACTCTGGATATCCTAGAGCTTCACCATAAAGCCGATGTTTTTCTTCTTCGTTTTCTTTCCAAGAAAGTTTTTGTGCCTGTTTGAATTTCTCGGCGTTTTTAGGATTTCGAAACAGAAAAATACTATTTCGAATTTTAATTTTTGCTTCATTCTCCTCTAAAACTTCGATCATATTTTTCGAAAAGAACAGTTTAAAAATAGCAAACCAAATTTTGCCACTAATTCCCGGATTAAAATTCAACCACAATTGTTTTCTTCGATTAGTTAAAAAGGCGTAAAAAGCGTAAAAGTTATAAAATCTAATTTGAAAATTTTTCATATTTTTTTTCTAACTCCAACTTAT contains these protein-coding regions:
- a CDS encoding ATP-dependent helicase, with amino-acid sequence MNDFQKIFEKKYKMLNPEQKKAVDTIEGPVLVIAGPGTGKTQLLSTRIANILQKTDTSPENILAMTFTEAGARNMRERLSQFIGTDSYKIGIFTYHGFANEIINNYREYFLDKDLDSLADDLNIFKILESLKNNLDDSSRLKKDNISSLTTAISHAKQALITPEMLAKIAKQNVELDKKLLKKLDEEEIDFSVLEEKGISKKTVFPEFYENLLIALAEVLKDVTPAHPKVKPNLFYTFEALEKLLEENKNAEKFSTKPFTSFRNDFFGIKNEKGRLPKDFYTNLKIQEFADFYKKYEEALHNKGMFDYNDMILETIKTIEQKTELKLSLQEKYQFILLDEYQDTNAAQSRLVELLTDNEIFNGRPNILAVGDDDQAIMAFQGAKSSNMLDFYHRYKDTKVINLRINYRSRSEILYSAKNIAEQIESRLNENLPTRIDKNIEAFDDSKFESPYLVRKDFLSQISEFGWIADEISNLIKSGVSPKEIAVLAPKHNPLQMLAPYLKRQEIAVSYEKKENIFEDEIISSLIKISQLIIAISDNDLDKVNALFPEILSFNFWKLNPVEIWKLSWKINSKRETVNSWLPESLFCEDKNISQIVEFIISLSQKIDSYSLESILDILLGSVKWNFKKGEIVENSSQHDASEIFESPIRKLFSQDSDESYYDTLSNLIVLRENLREFTREHSNSLRDLAAFAKDYENAGMRIINTNPHKATDDAVQLMTAFQAKGLEFSHVFMIDTNNRVWNGKSNNFQSVRFPKNLEFIPISDEGKDTKLRLLFVAITRAKTHLYMTNHLMSFSGEKNTRLEFFDEHEKETEDEKFFVASFLPEKFQKIELEENDAKELDIQTSWHDFYRPKNDSMRDLLKNRLENYAISATHLNNFIDVEYGGPINFFENIILRFPQGYSINSIAGNLAHNAFRKAQNELNQNGFFDSQNIIRGLEKDISKYVLTNEDRTKILKTAAESVEKIFSTKSELFQKGNRAEENFHSKGIMLGDAHLTGTVDLLIIDKNNKEITILDWKTGSIPLDSKDRSKIVVNSKIYKYEQQLFFYKFMVENSKEFSGYKVKSGILQFVQPNADGDIASHSIDFETPANKLRADFTNLLIQAVFEKIKKFDFDDDISKFSEESLKGIKKFENQLVKEFAISHNLKEVPLYKKVKRGSSHIFTLTKAILEDF
- the mnmA gene encoding tRNA 2-thiouridine(34) synthase MnmA, yielding MDKSKIKVYVGMSGGVDSSLTAALLKEQGYNVVGVYMKNWTQDLPGMKCPWAEDLADAKRVAVQLGIDFKVFDFEKDYREKVVQYMLDEYAIGRTPNPDIMCNQEVKFKLFLEAALEDGADLIATGHYAGVRNAFTENIGDHFDFSKSGNGELLRAKDENKDQTYFLYRVRGEALGRTLLPLGNFTKPEVREMAKERSLFTARKKDSQGICFVGKIGIRDFLKQFIPEQKPGKIINKNTGEVLGWHDGAIFYTLGQRHGLNIGGGLPFYVCGKNMQTNEVFVTTDINNGELWAKEINVSALHWINEKVADGAEIQVRIRHRAPLVNAKIFFENDGTAKIKLTDEQRAITSGQSVVFYSGEVCLGGGIVI
- a CDS encoding cysteine desulfurase, giving the protein MNNEIIYLDHAATTPVSEKVLAAMLPYFSEKFYNPSAPYVQALEVRRDYEDAKHLIAQNIGAKSDEIVMTAGATESINLAFSAASKDAGDEILVGEFEHHAVLNSAEKYGVRKLIKIKKDSVIDIDDLRAKISPKTKIVSVMLANNETGVIQPISKIAEIIREERMRRLSNGEKTPIYLHSDASQGVGQLDISVSRLGVDMLTLNAGKIYGPKQTGLLWANREIQFNAQIVGGGQERNLRSGTENVPSVIGFAKAMQLAEKHRKKENERLRKLKEIFKNILSENFSDEEMIFLGNIKKQLASHVSVSFPGIDAERMVFALEMQGVLVATGSACAANKGTRSHTLTAMGLKESEADGSLRISFGALSNEENTKRAAEIISKTIRAEFERIKK
- a CDS encoding YdcF family protein; translated protein: MAKFFAWVLIVIGIVVVFIASTTLIISDKNQLVKICPNYKNGECSQKIDAVVAISGGNTSSRTREAIEIFKAVQARKLIFSGANSNPKVLSDAQQMANLAQKQGILKDEIILEEQAQNTHQNAQYTAKIIKQNGYKRIVLTTSKYHQTRARLEFEKALEGSGVEVISAPVSNDPDWSNLWWTNSRGWYLSMSELFGIFRFYIGA